The following coding sequences lie in one Streptomyces xiamenensis genomic window:
- a CDS encoding LacI family DNA-binding transcriptional regulator encodes MAHVARLAGVSSQTVSRVSNGHPGVGEETRSQVLTAMKQLGYRPNSAARALKRGEFRTIGVILFTLATTGNVRTLEAIAASAASEGYAITLIPVSAPTQDGVRGAFTRLGELAVDAAIVIMEVSLTDVEVLPLPPHVQVVVADSNAGDRYSVVDTDQAGGTREAVQHLLDLGHRTVWHISGPPESFAAQRRVRAWRTTLEEAGREVPPMAAGDWSAESGYRAGLLLARNPECTAVFAANDQMALGLLRALHEAGKSVPGDVSVVGFDDIPEAGSFPPPLTTVHQDFAEVGRRCVAGVLRKMREQHAPERGTTLVPTHMVIRESTAPPPRG; translated from the coding sequence ATGGCCCATGTCGCCCGGCTCGCCGGGGTCTCCTCGCAGACCGTCTCCCGGGTCTCCAACGGTCACCCGGGCGTCGGCGAGGAGACCAGGTCGCAGGTGCTCACGGCCATGAAACAGCTCGGCTACCGCCCCAACAGCGCGGCCCGCGCCCTCAAACGCGGGGAGTTCCGGACCATCGGCGTCATCCTGTTCACCCTCGCCACCACCGGCAACGTCCGCACCCTGGAGGCGATCGCCGCCTCGGCCGCGAGCGAGGGGTACGCGATCACGCTGATCCCGGTCAGCGCCCCCACCCAGGACGGGGTGCGCGGCGCCTTCACCCGGCTCGGCGAACTCGCCGTCGACGCCGCTATCGTGATCATGGAAGTCAGCCTGACCGACGTCGAGGTCCTGCCGCTGCCCCCGCACGTCCAGGTCGTGGTCGCCGACTCCAACGCCGGCGACCGCTACAGCGTCGTGGACACCGACCAGGCCGGCGGCACCCGCGAAGCCGTCCAGCACCTGCTGGACCTCGGCCACCGCACCGTGTGGCACATCTCCGGGCCCCCCGAGTCCTTCGCCGCCCAGCGGCGGGTGCGCGCCTGGCGCACCACCCTGGAGGAAGCCGGCCGCGAGGTGCCGCCGATGGCGGCCGGCGACTGGAGCGCCGAGTCCGGATACCGGGCCGGACTGCTGCTGGCCCGCAACCCCGAGTGCACCGCCGTCTTCGCCGCCAACGACCAGATGGCGCTCGGCCTGCTGCGCGCCCTGCACGAGGCGGGCAAGTCCGTGCCGGGCGATGTGAGCGTCGTCGGCTTCGACGACATACCCGAGGCCGGGTCCTTCCCGCCCCCGCTGACCACCGTCCACCAGGACTTCGCCGAGGTGGGGCGGCGGTGCGTGGCCGGGGTGCTGCGCAAGATGCGCGAGCAGCACGCGCCCGAGCGCGGCACGACGCTGGTGCCCACGCACATGGTGATCCGGGAGAGCACCGCCCCGCCGCCGCGCGGCTGA
- a CDS encoding carbohydrate ABC transporter permease: MTTLSPPRGAGRAGSSSPARSPRRQRDRRSWTGWGFIGPFMAVFALVFLAPIGYSIYLSLFRDQLVGGTTFVGFENYQRAFEDPQFWSALGRVSLFLAVQVPIMLFLALLVALALDSGRLYGTNFFRISIFLPYAVPAVVATIMWSFMYGSRFGLIGNINDAFGVSIPDPLSPELILAAIGNIVTWEFIGYNMLIFYSALRVIPHSLYEAAEIDGAGQLRVITAIKLPAIRGALVIATIFSIIGSFQLFNEPSILQKLAPNAITTYFTPNLYTYSLSFSGQQHNYAATVAIIMGVFTMIIAYAVQLRGMRKEA, from the coding sequence ATGACAACGTTGTCACCGCCCCGGGGAGCGGGACGAGCGGGAAGCTCCAGCCCGGCCCGTTCGCCCCGGCGGCAGCGCGACCGGCGCTCCTGGACCGGCTGGGGCTTCATCGGGCCGTTCATGGCCGTCTTCGCCCTGGTGTTCCTGGCACCCATCGGTTACTCGATCTACCTCAGCCTCTTCCGCGACCAACTGGTCGGCGGCACCACCTTCGTGGGCTTCGAGAACTACCAGCGGGCCTTCGAGGACCCGCAGTTCTGGTCCGCGCTCGGCCGGGTCAGCCTCTTCCTGGCCGTCCAGGTGCCGATCATGCTCTTCCTGGCGCTGCTGGTGGCCCTCGCCCTGGACAGCGGCCGGCTCTACGGCACCAACTTCTTCCGGATATCGATCTTCCTGCCGTACGCGGTGCCCGCCGTCGTCGCCACCATCATGTGGAGCTTCATGTACGGCTCCCGCTTCGGACTGATCGGCAACATCAACGACGCGTTCGGGGTCTCGATACCCGACCCGCTCTCCCCGGAGCTGATCCTCGCCGCCATCGGCAACATCGTCACCTGGGAGTTCATCGGCTACAACATGCTGATCTTCTACTCGGCGCTGCGGGTCATCCCGCACTCCCTCTACGAGGCCGCCGAGATCGACGGCGCCGGCCAGCTGCGGGTCATCACCGCCATCAAACTCCCCGCCATCCGGGGCGCGCTGGTCATCGCCACCATCTTCTCGATCATCGGCTCCTTCCAGCTGTTCAACGAGCCGTCCATCCTGCAGAAGCTGGCCCCCAACGCGATCACCACGTACTTCACGCCCAACCTCTACACCTACTCGCTGTCCTTCTCCGGCCAGCAGCACAACTACGCCGCCACGGTCGCGATCATCATGGGCGTCTTCACCATGATCATCGCCTACGCCGTGCAGCTGCGCGGCATGCGAAAGGAAGCGTGA